The DNA region AGCAGCTTGCCGCAGGCCATGCCGCCGTAGAAGAGCATCGCCAGGGCGATGTCGCCGCGCTGGTTGCCGCGCGAGCGGACCAGCTCCATGGTGACCGCGCCGAGCACGCAGACCAGCACGGCCATCCAGACCGGGCTGGTCTGGAAGATGAAGCCGAGGCCGACGCCGGTCATCGCGACGTGGCCCATGCCGTCGCCCATCAGGGCCTGGCGGCGCTGCACCAGGTAGATGCCGACGGCGGGGGCGGTGATCCCGACCAGCACGGCGGCGAGCAGGGCCCGCTGCATGAAGTCGTAGGAGAGCATCTCGGTCATGCGAGCAGCCTCGGCGGGGTGAGGTCGGCGTGCGGGTGGACGTGGTCGTGGCCGGGCAGCGCGTGCAGGCCGGTGTTGGGCACGGGCGGGCCGTCGTGCGCGACGCAGCCGTCCCGCAGCACCACGGCGCGGTCGATCAGCGGCTCCAGCGGGCCGAGTTCGTGCAGGACGAGGAGGACGGAGGCGCCGCGCTCGACCTCGGTGCGCAGGGTGTCGGCGAGCACCTGCTGGCTGGCGGCGTCCACGCCGGCCATCGGCTCGTCCATGATCAGCAGGTCGGGGGTGCCGACCAGGGCGCGGGCGATCAGCACCCGCTGCTGCTGGCCGCCGGACAGGTCGGCGACGCCGTCCCCGGCCCGGTCCAGCATGCCGACGGCGGCCAGCGCGCGGTCCACCGCGGTGCGGTCCTTGCGGCGGAAGGGCAGCAGCCGGTGCTGTGCCAGCCGTCCGGTGGAGACCACCTCGCGCACGGTGGCCGGGACGCCGGAGGCGGCGGTGGTGCGCTGCGGGACGTACCCGATCCGGTGCCAGGCGCGGAAGGAGCCGTACGGGGTGCCGAACAGCTCCAGGGTGCCGTGCTCCAACGGCACGGCGCCGATCACGGCCTTGACGGTGGTCGACTTGCCGGAGCCGTTGGCGCCGAGCAGGGCGACGACCTCGCCCGGTCGGACGGTGAGGTCGACGCCGCGCAGCACCGGCCGGCCGCCGCGCGAGGCGACGGCGTCACGGAGGCGGACGGCCGGGGGTATCGGATGGGTCATGGTGTTGCGTCCCGTCAGCTCGCGGGGGTGGGGGTGGTGCCAGAGGTGCTGCCGGGGGCGCTGCTCGGGGCGCCGCTCGGGGCGCCGAGGGCGGCCTGGAGGTTGGCCAGGTTCTGTCGCATGACGCTCAGGTAGTCGTCCTTGGACGGGTCCTTGACGCCTTCCAGCGGGTCCAGGACGGCGGTCTTCAGACCGAGGTCCTTGGCGACGGTGTCGGCGAGCTTGGGGCTGACCAGGGTCTCGAAGAAGATCGTGGTGACGCCGTTGTCCTTGGCGGCCTTCTGCACCTCGGCCAGGCGGGCCGGGGTGGGCTCGGACTCCGGGTCGACGCCGTTGATGGCGACCTGGGTGAGGCCGTAGTGGTCGGCGAGGTAGCCGAAGGCGGCGTGGCTGGTGACGAAGGTCTTGGTCCTGGTGTCCTTCAGCCCGGCCTGGAACTCCTGGTCCAGGGCGGTGAGCTTGGTGACCAGCTCGTCGGTGTTCTTCTTGTAGTCCTCGGCGTGGGACGGGTCGGCCTTGGCGAAGCCGTCGCCGACGCTCTTGGCGATCGCGGCGTAGCGGGCCGGGTCGAGCCAGATGTGCGGGTCGCCGGCCGGGCCCTTGTCCTTGGGGGCGTCCCCGCCCTCGGCGCCCTCGTCGAGGTGGTGGTCGACCAGCGGGCTGGCGGCGGTGGCGTCGATCTTCGTCTTGGCGGACGACTGGTCGACGGCCTGGTCGACGGTGGGCTGCAGGCCCTTGAGGTAGACGATCGCGTCGGCCTTCTGGACGCCGGCGACCTGCTTGGCGGTGAGCTCCAGGTCGTGCGGCTCGACGCCGGGCGCGGTGAGGTCGGTGATCGAGACGTGGTCCTTGCCGATCTGCTGGGCCAGGAACTCCATCGGGTAGAAGGAGGCGACGACGTTCAGCTTGCCGTCCGTGCCCTTGGCGCTGCTGCTGCCGCCGCAGGCGGTGAGGGCCAGCGAGGCGACGAGGGCGGTGGTGGTGAGGGCGACGGTCGTGCGGGTTCGGCGTCCAGGCAGTCCGATCATCATGACAATCATTCTCATCTGAGTTGGAAATGATTGTCAAATCACTCGGATGGGTGAACGGGAGGTGGCCATCGGTGGGGGAAGTCGGACGATACCGATTTGAACCCCGTACCCGTCTGGCCGGTAACCTGAGGTATTCGGGTACGCGCAACCAGCCGTGCCCTGACCGTGCCGTACGTACTGAAGAGAGCACTGTGGCCGCCGACAAGATCGACACGATCGTCAGCCTGAGCAAGCGCCGTGGCTTCGTCTATCCCTGCAGCGAGATCTACGGCGGCACGCGTGCCGCCTGGGACTACGGGCCGCTGGGTGTCGAGCTCAAGGAGAACATCAAGCGCCAGTGGTGGCGCGCGATGGTCCAGGCCCGTGAGGACGTCGTCGGACTCGACTCGTCGGTGATCCTCGCCCGCGAGGTCTGGGAGGCCTCCGGCCACGTCGCCACCTTCAACGACCCGCTGACCGAGTGCATGTCCTGCCACAAGCGTCACCGGGCCGACCACCTGGAGGAGAAGTACGAGGCCAAGCACGGCTTCCCGCCGCCGAACGGCCTCAAGGACGTCAACTGCCCCGACTGCGGCACCAAGGGTCAGTTCACCGACCCCAAGGACTTCTCGGGCATGCTGAAGACCCACCTCGGCGTCACCGAGGAGGCCGCCGGCCTGGCGTACCTGCGCCCGGAGACCGCCCAGGGCATCTTCACCAACTTCAAGTCCGTCCAGAGCACTTCGCGCCGGAAGCCGCCGTTCGGCATCGCCCAGACCGGCAAGAGCTTCCGCAACGAGATCACCCCCGGCAACTTCATCTTCCGCACCCGCGAGTTCGAGCAGATGGAGATGGAGTTCTTCGTCAAGCCGGGTGACGACGAGCAGTGGCACGAGTACTGGCTCCAGCAGCGCTGGGACTGGTACGTCGACCTCGGTCTGCGCACCGAGAACATGCGCTTCTTCGAGCACCCGAAGGAGAAGCTCTCCCACTACGCCAAGCGCACGGTGGACATCGAGTACCGCTTCAACTTCGGCGGCTCCGAGTTCTCCGAGCTCGAGGGCGTCGCCAACCGCACCGACTACGACCTGCGGGTGCACAGCGAGGCCTCCGGTCAGGACCTCAAGTACTTCGACCAGGAGAGCGGCGAGAAGTACTTCCCGTACGTCATCGAGCCCGCGGCCGGCCTCAACCGCGCCATGCTGGCCTTCCTGCTCGACGCCTACTTCGAGGACGAGGCGCCGAACGCCAAGGGCGTCATGGAGAAGCGCGTCGGCATGCGGCTCGACCCGCGGCTGGCCCCGGTCAAGGTCGCCGTCCTGCCGCTGTCGCGCAACGCCGACCTCTCCCCGAAGGCCCGCGGCCTGGCCGCCGACCTGCGCGCCGCGTGGAACGTCGAGTTCGACGACGCGGGCGCGATCGGCAAGCGCTACCGCCGCCAGGACGAGATCGGCACTCCGTTCTGCGTGACGGTCGACTTCGACACCCTCGAGGACAACGCGGTGACCGTTCGCGACCGCGACTCGATGTCGCAGGAGCGCGTGTCGCTGGACCAGGTGAAGGGCTACCTGGCGGCCCGTCTGATCGGCTGCTGAGTCCGGCACCCGGTACTCCGGGGAGCCCCCGGCCGTCCTCCTCTTGGGTTCTAACGGTCGTCGCAACACCCGAGCTCAAGGTGTGCGATGGAGTTCGAGATCCGTAGGGACCGGAAGCCGCAGGGGCCCAGGAAGCTCCGTGTCGAGCGGGAGGAATACTTCCGGCTCGTGCAGCAGGGCTACAGCAACACAGAGGCGTCCCGGCTCGTGGGAGTTCACGAGCGGACCGGCCGTGAGTGGCGCCACGGCCGGCCCGAGGGCCGCGTGAAGAGGCCGAGGCCGCCCGCGCAATCCGCGCGGGCGGCCGCTCCCTCGCCACCCGGGCCGTCCCGGTACCTGCGCGAGGACGAACGCATCCACATCGCCGACCGGCTGCGGGAGAAAGCCACCGTCCGCGCGATCGCCGCCGAACTGGGCCGCAGCCCCTCCACGGTCAGCCGCGAGATCCGGCGCAACCGCCACCCGGGCAGCGGCACTTACCGGCCCCACGCCGCGCAGGCCCGCGCCGACGCCCGCCGGCCACGCCCCAAGCCCGCCAAGATCGCCCGCAACCGGGAACTGCGGGACTTCATCCAGCAGCACCTGGACGTGAAGTGGAGCCCGGAACAGATCTGCCAGGCTCTACGGGACACCTTCCCCGAGCGGCCGGAGATGCACGTGGCCCACGAAACCGTCTACCAGGCCCTCTACATCCAGGGCCGCGGCGAACTGCGCCGCGAGCTGGCCGGCGCCCTGCGCACCGGACGCGCCCGCCGCGTCCCCCACCGCCAGGCCAACTGCCGCAGGCCGCGCTTCATCGACCCGATGGTCATGATCAGCGAACGCCCGGCCGAGGTCGAGGACCGAGCCGTTCCCGGCCACTGGGAAGGCGATCTGATCCTCGGCAAGGACAACGCCTCCGCCATCGGCACCCTCGTCGAGCGCCACACCCGCTACGTGATGCTCCTGCACCTGCCGAACGGCCGCACCGCCGAACACGTGCGCGACGCCCTCGTCGCCACCGTCCAGACCTTGCCCGCTCACCTGGTGCGATCGCTGACTTGGGACCAGGGCTCCGAGATGGCCTCGCACGGCTCGTTCACCCTCGTCACCGGCGTCCCCGTCTACTTCTGCGACCCGGCCAGTCCCTGGCAGCGCGGCTCGAACGAGAACACGAACGGCCTGCTCCGGCAGTACTTCCCGAAGGGCACCGACCTGTCCGCCCACACCCCAGAGGACCTGGTCCACGTTGCCGCCGAACTCAACGGCCGCCCACGCAAAACGCTCGGCTGGGAAACCCCAGCCGAGCGCCTGCATAAACTCATCGCGGCCTAGACAACCGACCACGTGTTGCAACGACCCCTAGAAACCGCCCCTTCGTGGGGGCGGGCGGGGGCTCCCCGCTTTCCAGCGGCTTCAGCGCCGGCCCCAGCGGGAGCGCGGGGCGCCCGGCGGGGCGGTCGACAGCCCGGCGCTGCGCAGGGCGGCGAGGGTGGTGCGGTGGCGGGACCCGTCGGCGAGCAGCGCGTCCAGCAGCTGCCGGTAGAGGTCGGGGTGGGCCTCCAGCGCGGTGGCCAGGCGCACTAGTTCGGCCGGCGGGCGCAGGCCGGCCAGCTCGTGCAGCAGGAGGGTGGCGAGCGCGGGCGGCAGTTCCGTCGCGAGCCCGGCGAGGTCGGCGGTCGGGCGGCCGGCCGCCTGGCGCAGCAGGGTCCGCACGTCGGCGGGGCGGCCGTGCTGCTGGAGGCAGGCGGCGAGGGAGGTCAGCTCCGGGGCCGGGGCCGATCCCCACTCCCAGAGCAGTGTGGCGCGGTCGGCGTGCTGCCCGGCCCGCTCCAGCGCCGCCAGCAGGGTCGGGACGGCGGACGCGGGGTGGGTCCAGAACGTGTGGAACAGCTCGGCGGCCTCCTCGGCCAGGCCCAGTTCGCGCAGCTCCGCCAGCACGGCGACCGCGTGGTCCGGGGTGCCCC from Kitasatospora cathayae includes:
- a CDS encoding metal ABC transporter ATP-binding protein is translated as MTHPIPPAVRLRDAVASRGGRPVLRGVDLTVRPGEVVALLGANGSGKSTTVKAVIGAVPLEHGTLELFGTPYGSFRAWHRIGYVPQRTTAASGVPATVREVVSTGRLAQHRLLPFRRKDRTAVDRALAAVGMLDRAGDGVADLSGGQQQRVLIARALVGTPDLLIMDEPMAGVDAASQQVLADTLRTEVERGASVLLVLHELGPLEPLIDRAVVLRDGCVAHDGPPVPNTGLHALPGHDHVHPHADLTPPRLLA
- a CDS encoding metal ABC transporter substrate-binding protein, whose product is MMIGLPGRRTRTTVALTTTALVASLALTACGGSSSAKGTDGKLNVVASFYPMEFLAQQIGKDHVSITDLTAPGVEPHDLELTAKQVAGVQKADAIVYLKGLQPTVDQAVDQSSAKTKIDATAASPLVDHHLDEGAEGGDAPKDKGPAGDPHIWLDPARYAAIAKSVGDGFAKADPSHAEDYKKNTDELVTKLTALDQEFQAGLKDTRTKTFVTSHAAFGYLADHYGLTQVAINGVDPESEPTPARLAEVQKAAKDNGVTTIFFETLVSPKLADTVAKDLGLKTAVLDPLEGVKDPSKDDYLSVMRQNLANLQAALGAPSGAPSSAPGSTSGTTPTPAS
- a CDS encoding glycine--tRNA ligase encodes the protein MAADKIDTIVSLSKRRGFVYPCSEIYGGTRAAWDYGPLGVELKENIKRQWWRAMVQAREDVVGLDSSVILAREVWEASGHVATFNDPLTECMSCHKRHRADHLEEKYEAKHGFPPPNGLKDVNCPDCGTKGQFTDPKDFSGMLKTHLGVTEEAAGLAYLRPETAQGIFTNFKSVQSTSRRKPPFGIAQTGKSFRNEITPGNFIFRTREFEQMEMEFFVKPGDDEQWHEYWLQQRWDWYVDLGLRTENMRFFEHPKEKLSHYAKRTVDIEYRFNFGGSEFSELEGVANRTDYDLRVHSEASGQDLKYFDQESGEKYFPYVIEPAAGLNRAMLAFLLDAYFEDEAPNAKGVMEKRVGMRLDPRLAPVKVAVLPLSRNADLSPKARGLAADLRAAWNVEFDDAGAIGKRYRRQDEIGTPFCVTVDFDTLEDNAVTVRDRDSMSQERVSLDQVKGYLAARLIGC
- a CDS encoding IS30 family transposase, encoding MEFEIRRDRKPQGPRKLRVEREEYFRLVQQGYSNTEASRLVGVHERTGREWRHGRPEGRVKRPRPPAQSARAAAPSPPGPSRYLREDERIHIADRLREKATVRAIAAELGRSPSTVSREIRRNRHPGSGTYRPHAAQARADARRPRPKPAKIARNRELRDFIQQHLDVKWSPEQICQALRDTFPERPEMHVAHETVYQALYIQGRGELRRELAGALRTGRARRVPHRQANCRRPRFIDPMVMISERPAEVEDRAVPGHWEGDLILGKDNASAIGTLVERHTRYVMLLHLPNGRTAEHVRDALVATVQTLPAHLVRSLTWDQGSEMASHGSFTLVTGVPVYFCDPASPWQRGSNENTNGLLRQYFPKGTDLSAHTPEDLVHVAAELNGRPRKTLGWETPAERLHKLIAA